A genomic window from Pseudonocardia broussonetiae includes:
- a CDS encoding mycofactocin system FadH/OYE family oxidoreductase 1 produces the protein MAGPVVLRGRTAPSRVLFGPHVTNLGHRRSLSPRHVAYYARRAAGGAGVVVTEAASVRDSDHPYERAPLAADCADGWRAVADACRPHGALVLAGLGHAGAQGSSAYGQRALWAPSRVADVASREVPMAMEQPEVDALVAGFAAAAALAVDAGCDGVEIGAGQHSLLRQFLSGLTNHRTDAHGRDRALLLREVLTAVRAALGEEPVLGLRLCCDELAPWAGITPDSAAETLAALPPVDYVVPVRGSGLSVGATRPDLHTPPGFNTLLCALIRTGSSGAYECAEQRAEQRAEHRVVLQGSVVDPAMAQAALDDGLCDLVEMTRAQIADPDLVAHVRAGTPERIRPSTLSNRRTAVRDPRNPIVSDDAEPDAGHETEPVPAPPGPPRDVLVVGGGPAGLEAARALALAGHRVRLVEREPVLGGALRLAAAVAGRARMGVLVPWWERELARLGVRVETGVTAAPADLVGPVVLATGSRPAPLTYPADVAVLAAAEFEAAVLAGGPVLPPGPVVVHDPVGDWTGVGIAEQLAAAGRTVALVTPDPVAGTQLALTGDLAPANARLDRAGVTRERYARLVGVAGGRAELEHVWTGQRWDLACAAVVDCGHRLPADALWRARPDLPRAGDCVAPRTVHEAVLEGRRAAYEAVTGLPC, from the coding sequence TTGGCCGGGCCCGTCGTGCTGCGCGGGCGCACCGCCCCGTCGCGCGTGCTGTTCGGCCCCCACGTCACCAACCTCGGCCACCGGCGCTCGCTGTCGCCGCGGCACGTCGCCTACTACGCGCGGCGGGCCGCCGGCGGGGCGGGCGTCGTCGTCACCGAGGCGGCGTCCGTGCGCGACTCCGACCACCCCTACGAGCGCGCCCCGCTCGCGGCCGACTGCGCCGACGGCTGGCGCGCCGTCGCCGACGCCTGCCGCCCGCACGGTGCGCTCGTGCTCGCCGGGCTCGGCCACGCCGGCGCGCAGGGCTCCTCGGCCTACGGGCAGCGGGCGCTGTGGGCCCCCTCCCGCGTCGCCGACGTCGCCTCGCGCGAGGTGCCGATGGCGATGGAGCAGCCCGAGGTCGACGCGCTGGTGGCCGGGTTCGCCGCGGCCGCCGCGCTCGCCGTCGACGCCGGGTGCGACGGCGTCGAGATCGGCGCCGGGCAGCACTCGCTGCTGCGGCAGTTCCTCTCCGGGCTGACCAACCACCGCACCGACGCCCACGGCCGCGACCGCGCGCTGCTGCTGCGCGAGGTGCTCACCGCCGTCCGGGCCGCGCTCGGTGAGGAGCCCGTGCTGGGCCTGCGCCTGTGCTGCGACGAGCTCGCGCCGTGGGCCGGCATCACGCCCGACTCGGCCGCGGAGACCCTCGCCGCACTCCCGCCCGTCGACTACGTCGTGCCGGTGCGGGGCAGCGGCCTCTCCGTCGGCGCCACCCGCCCCGACCTGCACACCCCGCCCGGCTTCAACACTTTGCTCTGCGCACTCATACGCACCGGCTCGTCCGGTGCGTATGAGTGCGCAGAGCAAAGGGCAGAGCAAAGGGCAGAGCACAGGGTGGTGCTGCAGGGGTCCGTGGTCGACCCGGCGATGGCGCAGGCCGCCCTCGACGACGGGCTGTGCGACCTCGTCGAGATGACGCGCGCCCAGATCGCCGACCCCGACCTCGTCGCCCACGTCCGGGCCGGGACACCGGAGCGGATCCGCCCCTCGACCCTGTCGAACCGCCGCACCGCCGTGCGCGACCCGCGCAACCCGATCGTCTCCGACGACGCCGAGCCCGACGCCGGGCACGAGACGGAGCCGGTGCCCGCGCCGCCCGGACCGCCGCGCGACGTGCTCGTCGTCGGCGGCGGGCCGGCCGGGCTGGAGGCGGCGCGCGCCCTCGCGCTGGCCGGGCACCGGGTGCGGCTCGTCGAGCGGGAGCCGGTGCTCGGCGGGGCGCTGCGGCTCGCGGCGGCCGTCGCCGGGCGGGCGCGGATGGGGGTGCTCGTGCCCTGGTGGGAGCGTGAGCTGGCCCGGCTCGGGGTCCGCGTCGAGACCGGGGTGACGGCCGCCCCGGCCGATCTCGTCGGCCCGGTCGTGCTCGCCACCGGCTCCCGGCCCGCGCCCCTGACCTACCCCGCCGACGTGGCGGTGCTCGCCGCCGCGGAGTTCGAGGCGGCCGTGCTCGCCGGCGGGCCCGTGCTGCCGCCGGGTCCCGTCGTCGTCCACGACCCGGTCGGGGACTGGACGGGCGTCGGGATCGCGGAGCAGCTCGCCGCGGCGGGCCGGACGGTCGCGCTCGTCACGCCCGACCCCGTCGCGGGCACCCAGCTCGCGCTCACCGGCGACCTGGCCCCCGCCAACGCCCGCCTCGACCGCGCGGGCGTGACGCGCGAGCGGTACGCCCGGCTCGTCGGCGTCGCCGGGGGCCGGGCGGAGCTGGAGCACGTGTGGACCGGCCAGCGGTGGGACCTCGCCTGCGCCGCGGTGGTCGACTGCGGCCACCGCCTCCCCGCCGACGCGCTGTGGCGCGCCCGCCCCGACCTGCCCCGCGCGGGTGACTGCGTGGCGCCCCGGACGGTCCACGAGGCCGTGCTGGAGGGCCGCCGGGCGGCGTACGAAGCGGTCACGGGGCTGCCGTGCTGA